Within the bacterium genome, the region AAACTTAAATGGGCTTTCGAGGCTGGTGACATTCCAATATATACAGAAGGAGAAGTAGAGATTCCTGCTGGAACAATGACTCTCACAGTAACTTTAACAGGTGATGGTCCTATAGATAGTATTAGAAGTCTTAATGGTGGAGTTACTATAATAGGTGATAAATTTTATTCAACATCTGGAGATACCTATATTAACATTGGAGAACCCTATATCCCAGCTGATATTAACGGAGATTGGAAGATAGATGATAAGGAACTTCTTGAAGCAATCGACTATTGGGCAACCAACACCAGAATTGGCGGATGGCCAGTAGATACTAAAGATTGGGATATGTATATATTACATATTATAAATTTTTGGATAAATGACGGTTATGAATATGTCCCGGGAGAAGATCGCTGGAAAACAAACTAACCCTTCTCCGCCCCACTCGCCTCTCCCCTTGGGGGAGAGGATGCAAGGTGAGGGGGTCTTTAAATGTATGAAAAGAAAAAATATAGAAAAATGCAGAGCAATGCGTAGGAATCAAACAGACGCAGAAAGAAAACTCTGGTGGCTATTGAGAAACAGACGACTTGCTGAAGTAAAATTTAGAAGACAAGTTTCCATAGATAAATACATTTTAGATTTTTACTGCCCAAAATATA harbors:
- a CDS encoding DUF559 domain-containing protein, which codes for MKRKNIEKCRAMRRNQTDAERKLWWLLRNRRLAEVKFRRQVSIDKYILDFYCPKYKIGI